The stretch of DNA tgtgttttgctaCTGAAAGTTCAGGATAGTCAAACACTGCACAGCAACTTAGTTAAATGTGATTCTTCTAATGCTAGTTTTAATtcccaaagtgatattaagtgtGGTGGAAGTCAGCTGTTAATAGTGAGTGGCATTAAGAGATATTATCAGGAAAGCGTGCCTATTGTTTCCCATTATAGTCTGGAcaggacatttcaatgtggtgataataagcaGAAGATACCCTATGAATGAGGAGTTGTATTCATTGTCtaggtttcattttgaattgTCTGCAATCTTAGttcacataaataaaattaaaaaaaaaacctatggcAAGTTTCAAATATAATTAGTGATCAACAGCCATAGAAAGGAAGGAAATCACCTGGTACAGCTGAACTCTACCTTGGCTTTCTGAGTCGACTCTTTAGATCTGGGCTGGCTTCCCTTCTTGGGGGCACTCCCCTTTTGTCTGATTGGTGCACACCTCTCGGGTCCGGGGGGGTGGGGAGAGAGGTCAATAACAAGCAATCCGCAAGGTGCAACTTCACTTCCAAGACTGAATCCGGTCAAGTTCTCAATGGTTTTCTTGTCCAGCTGAAAGGGCGGAGCAAACCAGGAAGCAGCTCAGTTTCTGGGAATGCCTGCAGAGAGAGTTATCTACACAGTGTATTTTGCACTTTGTGGTTTCATAGCTGCATGATACTGTGCACAGCCGGGTTTATATGAGGAAGTTGTGGCTTTCCTTCTAGGGGGTTGTATTTTCCACAGTGtactctggttttactatgagttcaataagacacacctgagcttgttatctatacacactgtggctaatcaagctcctagggAAATCTAGaatggtgaaactgctatgcagtaggagtcttgttTTCCATATCCTGTTTGGTATTGAAAGTTGAAAAGAAACATCAGTTTAACATaaaattcatgtaaaaaaaacaaacaaacaaaaacaacttcagtgttgattcttgttttattttggggtttGTGAATTAAGATGCCGCTCAGATCTCTTCACATGTCCATTAAGAAGTTCCTGCTGGGGAACAAAATACAAGCTACCAATAATATCCAGTGATTCTCTTATAGCATGCAAGGCAGGGGTCAGCGGTTCATGTTaacttgtaataaataaatggtcTCTTGTAAAATGAAATGGTAAATGCAGAATTCATTAAAGGACACCTCCTCCTACCCCTGACAGATATCGCTTGATCCTCTCTGCCTCGGGGTGGACTGCATCCTTTTTCCTTCTGCCGGGGCTTAGGGCGGAGTGCTGGGCTCTGTACCCGATGGTTCCTCCCCGCTGTGTTTGATCCTGGTCCAGCCTCCTCTCTGCTTTCTAGATCAGAAAAGCACAGAGATCAGAAACACTCAGACcatgcataattaaaaaaaaaaaaaaatgctgtcatttGTTGTCATACTTTTCCTagtatgtaataataattatcacTACACACAACTTTTTAACTTgctataaatcacaaaaaacaatattgtgaCCAGGAATTACTTTTGaacataaaaaaagtgttttactttCGAAATTAGATCCATGAACGGGGTGAAATGTGGACCCAGGATAAGATTCACTTGGATTCTGACAGACTCATACGGGATTtctaatgtacagtacagaacagCACACCTCTATGTTGTTGTACTTCTCGTTGATCGCGGTGACCAGAAGCTGCCTGGTTTGGTCCATGTGTTCCTGCTTGGCGATGTTGAGTCGATAGACCTTCTCTGAGACTATTTCACCTGAGCGGGTTACCTATCAAAGCAAAATGGGCACTCATCCAGAACTGTGAAACACTCAAGAGAggcacatttagaaatactgaaagaaacattcTGACTCTTTCTCAGTGTCGGTGTAACATTTAAAACCACAAATGTATCGACTAGAAGGATTTCTCAGTGTCTTTagtgtaaattaaatgacaaatgtttagactagaagtctttctccgTGTCTTTGGTGGAAATTGAATGGCATATGTTTTGTCTATTCAAAAAACACTGAGGACATTGCGAAAAAATTTTAGTCGAAGCATTTGCCATTGAAGTTACACTGAAGACAAAGACAAACGCTTGTAGTCGACATGTTTGTCAATTTACATTGCAGACACTGAGAAAgatttctagtggaaacgtttgccattgaatttgcACTGAAGACATTAAGATTACCCTAGGGCACCTTGTGTAAGCAATAAATATTGGTCTAGATTCTGAAAGTTTTTTACTACAAATTGCCATCCATAATTTCCCAATTGTAATAA from Polyodon spathula isolate WHYD16114869_AA unplaced genomic scaffold, ASM1765450v1 scaffolds_885, whole genome shotgun sequence encodes:
- the LOC121309122 gene encoding glutamate-rich protein 3-like codes for the protein MPSGDSSLIPPYNGLRDDNLAHFFNRRRTRRHLRKAGLVTRSGEIVSEKVYRLNIAKQEHMDQTRQLLVTAINEKYNNIEKAERRLDQDQTQRGGTIGYRAQHSALSPGRRKKDAVHPEAERIKRYLSGLDKKTIENLTGFSLGSEVAPCGLLVIDLSPHPPGPERCAPIRQKGSAPKKGSQPRSKESTQKAKVEFSCTR